A genomic window from Leishmania panamensis strain MHOM/PA/94/PSC-1 chromosome 5 sequence includes:
- a CDS encoding microtubule-associated protein, putative (TriTrypDB/GeneDB-style sysID: LpmP.05.0370.A~disrupted due to non-sequenced internal amino acid repeat), which translates to MPSAVANLPTTQRPTRHATLFTEYQEAYQWRGLPEKPVATNDDNDYPQVHVDQAMYN; encoded by the coding sequence ATGCCCAGCGCCGTTGCCAACCTCCCCACTACGCAGCGCCCCACCCGCCATGCCACTCTTTTCACAGAATACCAGGAGGCTTATCAGTGGCGCGGACTGCCGGAGAAGCCAGTAGCCACAAACGATGACAACGACTACCCACAGGTACATGTAGACCAAGCCATGTACAACT
- a CDS encoding microtubule-associated protein, putative (TriTrypDB/GeneDB-style sysID: LpmP.05.0370.B~disrupted due to non-sequenced internal amino acid repeat) translates to DEFRNHREIDRDMFMSSGVKDSQECETVRSAGDVLDERIVYGSSAGEGDGRAERGVDSRGVLLMEQQKEVAGSIVSEASAMPAECLAPTAVYSTPAKVEEVHNRRGLACPSIYESTYAKDYIASGSVTASLAGNSAVPPLSIPTYRNSGSKKNTGRSSVRAPTIASQAKNSAAAAAKYQAPSSQRSSAEEMPVKKVQPGAPAQKEVLAIPQPRRKGSYETEYNKNYRAYSSMPTPLTTPRHTQACVHHVDPAFYTTTCNSAYAAPPPAPVRSAFTRPAVAARHMDPAFYTTTCNSAYAAPPPAPARSAFPRPAVAVRHVNPSMYVSTSRATYL, encoded by the coding sequence TGGATGAATTTAGGAATCATCGTGAAATCGATCGAGATATGTTCATGTCATCTGGTGTTAAAGACTCTCAGGAGTGTGAAACTGTGAGGTCTGCGGGTGACGTATTGGATGAACGGATAGTGTATGGCTCGAGTGCTGGGGAAGGCGATGGCCGTGCTGAGAGAGGTGTGGATAGTCGTGGGGTCTTGTTgatggagcagcagaaggaggTCGCTGGATCGATTGTAAGCGAGGCGTCTGCGATGCCGGCTGAATGCTTAGCGCCCACTGCTGTTTATAGTACACCTGcaaaggtggaggaggtgcacaaCCGCCGTGGGCTTGCGTGCCCTTCCATCTACGAGAGTACGTACGCAAAGGACTACATCGCCTCTGGCAGCGTGACAGCCTCGTTGGCGGGGAATTCGGCTGTACCGCCGCTGAGCATCCCAACATATCGAAATTCTGGTAGCAAGAAGAATACCGGCCGTTCGTCCGTACGCGCCCCCACCATCGCTAGCCAAGCGAAGaacagcgctgcggctgcagctaAGTATCAAGCACCCAGCTCCCAGCGGAGCTCAGCAGAGGAGATGCCGGTCAAGAAGGTGCAACCGGGGGCTCCAGCGCAGAAGGAAGTGCTGGCCATACCCCAACCTCGGCGGAAGGGGTCGTACGAGACTGAATACAACAAAAACTACCGCGCGTACAGCAGTATGCCTACTCCACTCACCACGCCGCGTCACACGCAGGCGTGTGTCCACCATGTGGACCCAGCGTTCTACACCACGACCTGCAACTCTGCCTacgcggcaccgccaccggcaccagTGCGCTCGGCTTTCACACGgccggcagtggcggctcGTCACATGGACCCAGCATTCTACACCACGACCTGCAACTCTGCCTacgcggcaccgccaccggcaccagCGCGCTCAGCCTTTCCACGGCCGGCAGTGGCTGTTCGTCATGTCAACCCCAGCATGTACGTCAGCACGAGCCGTGCCACTTACTTGTAA